In one Misgurnus anguillicaudatus chromosome 1, ASM2758022v2, whole genome shotgun sequence genomic region, the following are encoded:
- the LOC129431908 gene encoding putative C-type lectin domain family 20 member A, with translation MLFCYEYDVSTLSDSLHIVNSSPMESLLFFTGLCLFTQMSWCDYLVVEETKTWYEAQAYCRQNHIDLATVQSNEDWTNVQEADNTVFTSVAWTGLYNDVTAWRWSYQNENMTFVIWQSGQPNNKFSHQECISFESNTWNDRDCQETYQFFCFNVNGMGSNRYVWIRNWMNWSDAQSYCRQHYTDLATIRSQTENDYLVQMTAGQGIVWIGLFRDWWEWSDGTNFNNTAMNWMTGQPDITGQNSPCGAVNHDGLMYDQLCTEAFPFICRIRAKRQVVKVEVKSALNPNDPAVMEIILQWIKQKLRDQRIEKDTRLRWRVQPDGNVFSLKHH, from the exons atgttattttgttatgAATATGATGTTTCTACTCTTTCAGATTCACTGCATATTGTAAATTCATCACCAATGGAGAGCTTGCTGTTTTTCACAG GACTCTGTCTGTTTACACAGATGAGCTGGTGTGATTATCTTGTCGTAGAGGAAACAAAGACCTGGTATGAAGCACAAGCTTACTGCAGACAGAATCACATTGATCTGGCCACCGTTCAAAGCAATGAAGACTGGACAAATGTACAAGAAGCAGACAACACTGTATTTACTTCAGTGGCCTGGACTGGACTGTACAATGATGTTACTGCCTGGCGGTGGTCTTATCAAAATGAAAATATGACATTTGTGATTTGGCAATCCGGTCAACCAAACAACAAATTTTCACATCAGGAATGTATTTCATTTGAGTCAAACACGTGGAATGATCGCGACTGCCAAGAAACCTatcaatttttttgcttcaaTG TGAATGGAATGGGCAGCAACAGATATGTATGGATCAGAAATTGGATGAACTGGTCTGATGCTCAGAGCTACTGTAGACAACATTACACAGACCTGGCTACCATCCGGAGTCAAACTGAGAATGACTATCTGGTGCAAATGACCGCAGGACAGGGTATAGTATGGATCGGTCTGTTCAGGGACTGGTGGGAGTGGTCAGATGGAACAAACTTTAACAATACCGCCATGAATTGGATGACTGGACAACCTGACATAACCGGCCAGAACTCACCCTGTGGAGCTGTAAATCATGATGGTCTGATGTATGATCAGCTCTGCACAGAAGCCTTTCCTTTCATCTGTAGGATCC GTGCAAAGAGACAGGTTGTGAAAGTGGAGGTGAAATCTGCTCTGAATCCAAATGACCCTGCAGTGATGGAGATCATCTTACAGTGG